In Deinococcus ficus, a single genomic region encodes these proteins:
- a CDS encoding phosphotransferase enzyme family protein, with amino-acid sequence MPQDLPPLDLFNLPPEAALRPLHAHAPVWQLQLPGRSGTGVLKRTARTSGEAVAVWSGALRDAGVGVVAPERAFSPNPRTRVTSDGEERWVIYPFVEGRPYTGAPREIRSAGRLLGQIHAFEAERDFGLNVHASARAFPRESLAMDAEVIVEHVRQAFPEQAGRLEGLLLERTERYLQAALPRVQGEALPLVNCSWDHKAANLVYVTPDAPVLIDPDNAARLPRVYDLAITALSFPLDGTLHRGPQRLWTPEEWQRFLAGYLEFVTFTPAERACWADVLLCAWMDESLWQLQDSADAWQDPAQEPLLLELALLDAPFRLPAGGGRAS; translated from the coding sequence ATGCCCCAGGACCTGCCCCCCCTTGACCTGTTCAATCTTCCCCCGGAGGCGGCGTTGCGGCCCCTGCACGCCCACGCGCCCGTCTGGCAGCTGCAGTTGCCGGGGCGGTCCGGGACTGGAGTGCTCAAACGCACGGCCCGCACGTCCGGGGAGGCGGTGGCGGTCTGGAGTGGGGCGCTGCGGGACGCCGGGGTGGGCGTGGTGGCGCCGGAACGCGCGTTCAGTCCGAACCCCCGGACGCGGGTGACGTCGGACGGGGAGGAGCGGTGGGTGATCTATCCCTTCGTGGAGGGGCGCCCGTACACGGGAGCGCCCCGGGAGATCCGGTCGGCCGGCCGGCTGCTGGGGCAGATCCACGCCTTTGAAGCGGAGCGTGACTTCGGCCTGAATGTGCACGCCTCGGCCCGCGCCTTCCCCCGGGAGAGTCTGGCTATGGACGCCGAGGTGATCGTGGAGCACGTCCGGCAGGCGTTCCCGGAGCAGGCCGGGCGCTTGGAAGGACTGCTCCTGGAGCGCACCGAGCGGTACCTTCAGGCGGCCCTGCCACGGGTGCAGGGGGAGGCGCTGCCGCTGGTCAACTGCAGCTGGGACCACAAGGCCGCGAACCTCGTCTACGTCACGCCGGACGCGCCCGTGCTGATCGATCCGGACAACGCGGCGAGGCTGCCGAGGGTGTACGACCTCGCCATCACCGCGCTGTCGTTCCCGCTGGACGGCACACTGCACCGCGGCCCGCAGCGCCTGTGGACGCCCGAGGAGTGGCAGCGGTTCCTGGCGGGCTACCTGGAGTTCGTGACCTTCACGCCGGCGGAACGGGCCTGCTGGGCGGACGTCCTGCTGTGCGCCTGGATGGATGAGTCCCTGTGGCAGCTGCAGGACAGCGCGGACGCCTGGCAGGACCCGGCCCAGGAGCCGCTGCTCCTGGAACTGGCGCTGCTGGACGCCCCGTTCCGCCTCCCGGCAGGCGGGGGGCGGGCCTCTTGA
- a CDS encoding aminopeptidase codes for MTAPFERRLERYAELLVRVGVNLQPGQRLLLSADLDAAPLARQVVRHAYLAGAPLVNVIWNDAESTRLRLLHAAPDTLADFPGWRAQLWQDTAERGDAFLHVTSEDPALLAGLAPDLVDRERRGRQRSLQGFADLMRRNAFPWCRAAAPAPAWAARVYPDLPAAQAVSRLWDAVFHANRVDLPDPVQAWRDHLAALEARAALLTARQYRAVHLRGPGTDLEVGLADGHVWVGGASPTPAGVPFAANMPTEEIFTAPHRTRVTGTVRATKPLSLSGTLVEGIEMRLEAGRIVHARADRGEEVLRRALDTDEGARFLGEVALVPGASPVAETGTLFLDSLYDENVACHLAFGYAFQENFAGGDQLTGDEVAARGGNDSLTHVDFMVGSADVTVDGLRVDGSREPLLRDGQWAF; via the coding sequence ATGACCGCACCTTTTGAACGGCGACTGGAGCGCTATGCCGAACTGCTGGTCCGTGTGGGCGTCAACCTGCAGCCCGGGCAGCGGCTCCTGCTCAGCGCGGACCTCGACGCCGCCCCGCTCGCCCGGCAGGTCGTCAGGCACGCCTACCTGGCAGGAGCGCCGCTGGTGAACGTGATCTGGAACGACGCGGAAAGCACCCGGCTGCGCCTGCTGCACGCCGCACCGGACACGCTCGCCGACTTTCCCGGCTGGCGCGCGCAACTGTGGCAGGACACCGCCGAACGGGGGGACGCGTTCCTGCACGTCACGTCCGAGGACCCAGCCCTGCTCGCCGGGCTGGCCCCCGACCTGGTCGACCGGGAGCGCCGGGGCCGGCAGCGGAGCCTCCAGGGCTTCGCGGACCTGATGCGCCGCAACGCCTTCCCGTGGTGCCGCGCCGCGGCGCCTGCGCCCGCCTGGGCGGCGCGGGTCTACCCGGACCTGCCCGCTGCGCAGGCGGTGTCCCGGCTCTGGGACGCCGTGTTTCACGCCAACCGGGTGGACCTGCCGGACCCCGTGCAGGCGTGGCGCGATCACCTCGCGGCCCTGGAGGCGCGCGCGGCCCTCCTGACGGCCCGGCAGTACCGCGCCGTGCACCTGCGGGGCCCGGGCACGGACCTTGAGGTGGGCCTGGCCGACGGGCACGTCTGGGTGGGGGGCGCCTCGCCCACCCCCGCGGGCGTGCCGTTCGCGGCCAACATGCCCACCGAGGAGATCTTCACCGCCCCGCACCGGACGCGGGTGACCGGCACCGTGCGCGCCACCAAGCCCCTGAGCCTGTCCGGCACCCTCGTCGAGGGCATTGAGATGCGCCTCGAGGCGGGCCGCATCGTGCACGCCCGGGCCGACCGCGGTGAGGAGGTGCTGCGCCGCGCCCTGGACACCGACGAGGGGGCACGCTTCCTGGGTGAGGTGGCCCTGGTGCCGGGCGCGTCGCCTGTCGCGGAGACCGGCACGCTGTTCCTGGACAGCCTGTACGACGAGAACGTCGCCTGCCACCTGGCGTTCGGGTACGCCTTCCAGGAAAACTTCGCGGGTGGGGACCAGCTGACCGGGGACGAGGTCGCCGCGCGGGGCGGCAACGACAGCCTCACCCACGTGGATTTCATG
- a CDS encoding VOC family protein, which produces MTVKRLDHVSVVVEDLAAATGFFTALGLSVAGRAPVEGAWVDRINGMDGVQVDIVMMHTPDGHGRLELTRFRHPPLQPADPAPPNMPGLRSVMFAVESVDETLERLQAHGAVLIGGVAEYAGRYRLCYVRGPAGIIVALAEDLRVPG; this is translated from the coding sequence ATGACCGTCAAGCGACTGGACCACGTCAGTGTCGTCGTTGAGGACCTCGCGGCGGCAACCGGGTTTTTCACTGCGCTGGGGTTGAGTGTCGCCGGCCGCGCGCCCGTGGAGGGCGCCTGGGTGGACCGCATCAACGGCATGGATGGGGTGCAGGTGGACATCGTGATGATGCACACCCCGGACGGGCATGGGCGGCTGGAACTCACCCGCTTCCGTCACCCACCCCTGCAGCCGGCTGACCCGGCGCCGCCCAACATGCCCGGGCTGCGCAGTGTGATGTTCGCCGTGGAGAGCGTGGACGAGACGCTCGAGCGCCTGCAGGCTCACGGGGCGGTCCTGATCGGAGGGGTTGCCGAATACGCAGGCCGTTACCGGCTCTGTTACGTGCGCGGACCGGCCGGGATCATCGTTGCGCTGGCCGAGGACCTCCGCGTGCCCGGCTGA